Proteins from a genomic interval of Hevea brasiliensis isolate MT/VB/25A 57/8 unplaced genomic scaffold, ASM3005281v1 Scaf279, whole genome shotgun sequence:
- the LOC110649526 gene encoding glycine-rich cell wall structural protein 2, whose translation MKTFTCFLLLATLLISGTGLLSTASRPDPNSSKGKPTNPRNKAGGNDAGIGGFFGPGSGFGIPGLGKGWGNGVVGGGYGAGFGGPNGGYSKGGIISPTAVCKERGPCYRKKLTCPAKCFTSYSQSGKGYGAGGGGGGCTIDCKKKCIAYC comes from the coding sequence ATGAAGACCTTCACTTGCTTCCTTCTCTTGGCTACTTTGCTTATCTCAGGAACAGGATTGCTCTCCACTGCAAGCAGACCTGATCCCAACTCATCAAAAGGCAAGCCCACCAATCCAAGGAACAAAGCTGGTGGAAATGATGCTGGAATAGGCGGATTCTTTGGGCCTGGATCCGGGTTTGGTATACCCGGGCTTGGAAAAGGATGGGGAAATGGGGTTGTTGGTGGCGGATATGGAGCTGGGTTTGGAGGTCCAAATGGAGGGTACTCAAAAGGCGGTATTATTAGCCCTACCGCGGTGTGCAAAGAAAGGGGTCCTTGTTACAGGAAAAAGCTTACATGTCCTGCCAAGTGTTTCACCTCCTATAGCCAGTCAGGGAAGGGATATGGAGCTGGTGGCGGCGGTGGTGGGTGCACCATTGACTGTAAGAAGAAGTGTATTGCTTATTGTTAG